In the Rhizobium sp. CB3090 genome, one interval contains:
- a CDS encoding bile acid:sodium symporter family protein, translated as MRRFLPDTFTTLLVLTVLAASFFPVQGTSAHYFGIATNFAIGLLFFLHGARLSRDVVIAGLLHWRLHLIILLATFGIFPLLALAMGVLVPTILPQALYTGILFLSVLPSTVQSSIAFTSIAGGNVPAAICAASASNIFGMFLTPLLVGVLFSVGGHGGGFSWDVLEQIMLQLLAPFIAGQILQPWIGNWIRSKKTILMPVDRGSILMVVYSAFSEAVVEGLWHTFSLVDIATVIVANIVLLALVLCITMFGSRALGFSRADEITITFCGSKKSLASGVPMANVIFAGQGIGAIVLPLMLFHQIQLMACAVIAQKYADAAKRREAAKAEAETGGAPKPNGASNAA; from the coding sequence ATGCGCCGCTTTCTTCCAGACACTTTCACCACCCTGCTGGTGCTCACCGTGCTCGCGGCATCCTTCTTCCCGGTGCAGGGGACGAGCGCCCATTACTTCGGCATCGCCACCAATTTTGCCATCGGCCTGCTGTTCTTCCTGCACGGCGCGCGCCTGTCGCGGGATGTCGTCATCGCCGGCCTCCTGCATTGGCGGCTGCATTTGATCATACTGCTGGCCACCTTCGGCATTTTCCCGCTCCTGGCTCTCGCCATGGGCGTGCTGGTGCCGACCATCCTGCCGCAGGCGCTTTACACGGGCATCCTATTCCTCAGCGTGCTGCCCTCGACGGTGCAGTCCTCGATCGCCTTCACCTCGATTGCCGGCGGCAATGTGCCGGCCGCGATCTGCGCCGCGTCGGCCTCCAACATCTTCGGCATGTTCCTGACGCCCCTGCTCGTCGGTGTGCTCTTCTCGGTCGGCGGCCATGGCGGTGGATTCTCCTGGGACGTGCTGGAGCAGATCATGCTGCAACTGCTTGCGCCCTTCATCGCCGGCCAGATCCTGCAGCCGTGGATCGGCAATTGGATACGTTCGAAGAAGACCATCCTGATGCCGGTCGACCGGGGCTCGATCCTGATGGTCGTCTATTCGGCCTTCAGCGAGGCCGTCGTCGAGGGATTGTGGCACACCTTCTCGTTGGTCGATATCGCCACCGTCATCGTCGCCAACATCGTGCTGCTGGCACTGGTGCTCTGCATCACCATGTTCGGCAGCCGTGCACTCGGCTTCTCTCGTGCCGACGAGATCACCATCACCTTCTGCGGTTCGAAGAAGTCGCTTGCAAGCGGCGTCCCGATGGCCAACGTCATCTTCGCCGGCCAGGGGATCGGCGCCATCGTCCTGCCACTGATGCTGTTCCACCAGATCCAGCTCATGGCCTGTGCCGTCATCGCCCAGAAATATGCGGATGCCGCCAAAAGGCGCGAAGCGGCCAAGGCCGAAGCAGAGACGGGAGGCGCGCCGAAACCGAACGGAGCCTCGAATGCAGCGTAA
- a CDS encoding Hsp20 family protein, with protein MRHVDFSPLYRSTVGFDRLFPMLDSLTQPDQAQAYPPYNIERTGENTYRITMAVAGFDEKELSIEARAHVLHVKGEKSEQPAEASEYLYRGIAKRAFERRFQLADHVEVQAASLKNGLLHIDLLRNIPEAMKPRRISITAEPVETPKAIEAHIN; from the coding sequence ATGCGTCACGTAGATTTCTCTCCCCTTTACCGTTCCACCGTCGGTTTCGACCGTCTTTTCCCCATGCTCGACAGCCTTACGCAGCCGGATCAGGCGCAGGCCTATCCGCCCTACAACATCGAGCGCACCGGTGAGAACACCTATCGCATCACCATGGCCGTTGCCGGTTTCGATGAAAAGGAACTGAGCATTGAGGCTCGCGCCCATGTTCTCCACGTCAAGGGTGAAAAGAGTGAGCAGCCGGCCGAGGCCAGCGAATATCTCTATCGCGGTATCGCCAAGCGCGCCTTCGAACGCCGCTTCCAGCTTGCCGATCATGTCGAGGTCCAGGCGGCTTCGCTGAAGAATGGTCTGCTGCACATCGATCTGTTGCGCAACATTCCCGAAGCCATGAAGCCCCGCCGTATCTCCATAACCGCCGAGCCGGTCGAGACCCCGAAGGCAATCGAGGCCCATATCAACTAA
- a CDS encoding DUF2000 domain-containing protein, giving the protein MLPDIRLAIVVNPALPLGLIANTVGAISIGLGARFPTLAAQHLIDREGRIIDISSNMPVPVLQADAETITSLLLKALPGQDDRAVVPFPAFARSLHDYREYEATFPDRDLAGETVDGLGIAGPSKWVKSLTGSLKLLR; this is encoded by the coding sequence ATGCTTCCCGATATCCGTCTCGCCATCGTCGTCAATCCCGCACTCCCGCTTGGGCTGATCGCCAATACCGTTGGCGCGATCTCGATCGGGTTGGGTGCGAGGTTTCCCACGCTTGCGGCGCAGCATTTGATTGACAGGGAGGGACGCATCATCGACATCAGTTCGAACATGCCCGTTCCGGTGCTGCAGGCGGATGCGGAGACAATCACATCCCTATTGCTGAAGGCCTTGCCGGGGCAGGACGACCGCGCGGTCGTTCCTTTTCCCGCTTTCGCTCGCTCGCTGCACGACTATAGGGAGTATGAGGCGACGTTTCCGGATCGCGATCTCGCCGGTGAGACGGTTGACGGCTTGGGAATAGCAGGGCCTTCGAAATGGGTGAAATCGCTGACCGGCTCGCTGAAATTGCTGCGCTAG
- a CDS encoding Lrp/AsnC family transcriptional regulator gives MPDTLEPIDLRILGALQKDGRLTNQALSSEVGLSTSPCWRRVRQLEETGVIQGYAATLDRRQIGLGVLAFVRVKIDSHSEAEAEEFSRDVLKLSEVVACYSIAGDADFLLQVVATDLDSYADFAMAVVRRLPRIKEMQTTFVLKEIKPFKGFPLDVGQR, from the coding sequence ATGCCCGACACCCTTGAACCCATCGATTTGCGAATCCTCGGAGCGCTTCAGAAGGACGGGCGGCTGACGAATCAGGCGCTTTCCTCCGAAGTCGGGCTCTCGACGTCGCCGTGTTGGCGGCGCGTGCGACAGTTGGAGGAAACAGGCGTGATTCAAGGCTATGCCGCCACCCTGGACAGGCGCCAGATCGGCCTTGGCGTCCTCGCCTTCGTCAGGGTGAAGATCGACAGCCACAGCGAGGCCGAGGCCGAGGAATTCTCGCGCGACGTGCTGAAGCTGAGCGAAGTCGTGGCGTGTTACAGTATCGCCGGAGACGCGGATTTCCTGTTGCAGGTCGTTGCTACAGACCTCGACAGCTACGCGGATTTCGCTATGGCCGTGGTGCGCCGATTGCCGCGCATCAAGGAGATGCAGACAACCTTCGTGCTGAAGGAAATCAAGCCTTTCAAGGGTTTTCCGCTGGATGTCGGGCAGCGATAA